CTGGGCAGGTGGGGAGCCTCCAGCTGATGTCATTGGGAAAGGAGGTGtagagacagaattttaaaaagctgtatgctgcttttttctgtgtgtgtggttttctggcatgcatttttttttaaactagctgCTTTTAAGACAAATTACAGCTTGAGTACACTAAATAAGAACAGAGAGAAGCTCCCCCCCTCCAATCCACCCTGTTAAAGACTTCTTTTGAATCTGTTTTGTTGTTCTGTCCTCTCTTCTTATACGGAAAAGTGTAACAACTgtctttttcctcaaaaaaacaaaaagtgaattaGGTTCCCATTACAGAACCAGTGTGGAACTGTTTACTTGGATTTTATGGAGCCAACGCTgagcagattttaaaataactctttaGTCTCTTTCGTGGAGCTTGTGATGGTGACGGCGGGCAATTTCAAATTGTTGTTTAGGTATTCACTAATGAAGTTTTTCTGgtggtttccatttcttctatCTACTTGAAAAATGATCTCTTTGGGTCCagacaaactttttattttaatcattgtttCATAGCAGAATAATAAGATGTAAGGGCAGAAGTTAATTctagaaatcaattaaaatgaatttatagctattgtttttcttttccaaaagcaAAGACAGGTGTTGATACTCACAGGTGGTCATAATATTACCCCCTTCGAATGACCTTTGAGTCATGATGGATCCTAATGAAAATATGGCTTCCCCAGTGTATACGACTAGTGTGCATTGGCTGTGAACAGCCCTGAGACTTGGTCTGGGTTACAACCTGGAGCTTCCTGCTGTGGTTGCCAAAGATGAAACTTGAAACGGAGAAGGACGTAGGTTCAGAAACTGGTAGACAGATAGACTTCCTGTATTTATTTCAACACAACCATATCCTGTTCACCCGTTATGTTTCCTCCCTTATCTCTTGAAACTATCAAGACAGAAATAAGGCATCCATCTGGGGAAGGGTGAGGTGGGTCAATGTTGGGTTCTGGTGGCTTTCAGCTCCTAGGAGATCTCCAACTTCCCCCTCTCTTCAAAGGGAAGGCCAGAGTGTGTCTAGTTGGTAAGAATTAGAGCTCATTTGGTAGTTAATAATGTCAACTCTGATTTCATAGCCCTTACATGTATAATTTTACCTCTGTAATAATCCTTTGGGCTTATCCACAAACGTATCTGACAAATATTAAAGGAGAAGTTTAAACAATAAACTATGATCTATAAATTTCCTGACTTCATTGTTCTTTCTTGCATGTTTTTTCAACTTTTGATCACATGTAAGGTGACTGTTTTTaaactggcttttttcatttaatattaaacaGAAACACTGTTTTCATATTCCTTTCACAACTTTAATGGCTATAGAATATTCCATTGGGTGCACATGTCaacttttcccttttaaaaaaatgcttttgaccTCTCTAGAAAATTGCTGTAGCGAACATCTTTATGCATCTAGCTGGCTATCTTTGGTCCGATGATTTCCTTAAGATACATTCTCATAAGTGACACTGCATTTGATGAGGGGGAGGTTTGCATACTTTTTATATGTATCCATTCATTCCAGACTCCCAATCACACTAAGAGGTATATGccattaccctcattttacagacggggaaattgaggcccagagagagaaattaatttaTCCAGGTCACAGACGCAGGAAGTGGTGGAACTGGGACTCTAGCCAAGATAACCTGGTTCTTCCGGTGTCCCTGCTTGTAACCACTCTGCTGTATTGGGAGCAAACTTGGCCTTCTGGGTGAGGTGAGCTTACAAAGAGTGCAAGACACACACCTACACTGCCCAGGTACAGGCAGAAATTCGACACCCAAGGAAGTCATCTGTGCCTTCCTGGGCTCCCAAAGTGCAAGGTTCTATATAGGCCACTGAGCATATGGCTCTTTGGGGCAGAACAAATTTGCTGCTAATGAAATTGCCTGATGCTTCGTGGAACTCTTTCCAGGGGAACATGCCCCAGGTTGTATAAAAAGCACACTTCCAAAGTACTGCATGCAGTGATATCCTCCAAAGTTTGTCCTCCGTCTCCAAATGGactttcatttgtattttgattttatttttaaaaatgtaataagcaACTAAACACACTCACTCCTAAGGGGAAAGTGATATCTTCTGCCAGCTCTGAAGTTCTAGGCGTGGTCATTCTCTCCGTGTTTTCGTTCCAGGAGGACTTAGCAGTTTTAAGCAGAACCATGAAAACCTCTGTGACAACTCCCTCCAGCTCCAAGAGTGCCGGGAAGTGGGGGGCGGCGCGTCTGCGGCCTCAAGCATGCTACCTCAGTCCATCCCCAGCACCCCCGACATCGAGAATGCAGAGCTGACGCCCATCTTGCCCTTCCTGTTCCTCGGCAACGAGCAGGACGCTCAGGACCTGGACGCGATGCAGCGGCTGAACATTGGCTACGTCATCAACGTCACCACTCACCTACCCCTCTACCACTACGAGAAAGGCCTGTTCAACTACAAGCGGCTGCCAGCGACCGACAGCAACAAACAGAACCTGAGGCAGTACTTTGAAGAGGCTTTTGAGTTCATTGGTAACTATCTCCTACGGGGAAGTCTCGCCTTCcgccttcctttcctctctggctTGGGCTTTGATACCAAGTCCAAGATTTACGCCTGTGTTGCAAAAAAAGCTCCACCGAGGTGTTTTCGGGCTCTGCCACCTGGTGCAGCCAAAGCATTCTCCTAAGTCATAACCCATCAAGTGTATTGGAAACCATGGTTATAAAAGAACAGTAATTCAACTGGGTTGGGATCCGTTCAACTAGACCTCCACATCCCTCAAGTTCTCAGTGAAAAAGTGGCAGGGGTTAGCACTGAGATGTTCTATAACACCATCTCAAAAGAACTGGTAGAAAGTAAGAAATTTTGGCGGCCAGAGCAGGCACCGTGGGTATGTAGCCTACTGGCGTCCCTAGGCACTTTGCAGGGAGTAAAATACAGCCGGCCCTCCGTATCCGCGGGTTCGACATCTGCGGATTCAACGAACCGCGGATCGGACTCgcggatacagagggctgactttCCTATGCCGttttctataagggacttgaacatctgtGAATTTTATCCAGGAACTAACCCCCCGCGGGTACCCGGGGCCAGCTGTATTGTGAATATGACACCGCTCCAAACTCACCCACATCTCCCTTACCTTGAGTTAAATTAATTTGCCACTGCTTGAGGCAAAGGTGGTGTTTGCTGAAGGACTGTTTCTGAAGGATCTTTTTCAGAAACataatgctgtagtgaacatcTTTACGCATTACTCagcacagaggagagaaagagcggggggcggggggggagtaGTTTTTCCCTTCTGTTTGCTTTGCCTCAGTTTTTAAACATTGGGTAGCAAAAAGGCTTGAAGTTGAGTGCTCGTGAGATGCTACTAGATTCCCTTAGTTTACCCCAGACTCATTGAAGTAGGAAAGATCAAATTGTATAGCCCATGTAGTTACCAAGGAGAGAAAATTCTAGCAACAGCAGGCTTTAATCTCTAGAAGGAAGCAACGGCCAGCCTAACCCTGATCTTAAACTTTAACTTTCTCTGCTTCTAAGCCTCAAACTGTTGCAAGGCTCAAATGATCACCTGGGGAGTACCTGACACCCAGCAGGtactcaacaattttttttttttttcgagtgATTCCAATCTTTCTTACCACAAAAGGGTGACCCAGTACTTTTCCTAAATATTGTAGCAGATTGTACTGACCTCTGTCCCAAGAAGAATGCACTCATGTTCAGTGCTcctttgtcagaaaaaaaaaaaagaaaaacaaaaaaacccccttGGATTTAACAACCATTAGGATGGGTGGATTTGCTGTAGAATTGGCAACTCTGGTCACTTAACCTAGGcattttcttgttaattttgcctttatttattgCAGGACCATAGAATGTTCAGTCTGGAAGGAAATTCTGAGTGGTCACTAAAGGGACCAGAGCCTAATGCTCTTGACTGCGAGGCCAGGAGCCTTTTGGGAACACAGTGGGTCAGTGTTTACAAGGCTCTGTTGGTTCTCAATGGGCAATGCTTGTGGATGCAGATACCTTAGATTTTTTATCAGTGATATGTGAATCAAACCTTGAGTCCCAAGGAAGAAAAGTTTGTCACCAAGTAGATGAGGAACTTCCTGGCTGATATATGATGTTATGAGTGCAATTTTATCTGAGTTAATTCCAGTTGGGGGAAGTTAAGAAATGGTTTTTCATTTAATGGGTAGCATAAGATATGCTTAGATTCTAAGAGGATTTTAGTCAAAGCACCCACATTCCTTATAGATTATTCAGCCTCACCTggtgttttagaaagaaaacaaaacaagtaataAATAGCATTTAACCTCGAAAACAATTCCGCATCACACCCTGCACAGGCACAGTATTTTATTCTCATTGTTATATATCATTGGATGAACTGAAATCTGATAGTCTTGCTTTAAGGAAAACACAGCTGGTTTTAGAAACATAATAGCATTCACAGAGAGTCTAATATAAACTAAGCAGAGTCTAGGTTTAGGGTTTAACTATGCCAGTTTAGTTATTCCTGAGTCGGGTGACATTATTCCCATATCTCCTGAGCCTGGTTAGTTACAATTATTCCCATTATTCAGATAGGAGGATTGAGGCTCTGGGGAGTTACATGATTCACACAAGGTCCACCACAAGGTGGAATCGTGGTCAGACCTAGCCCTTTGTGGCTCATCTTCCTACCCCCATGCTTCCCCATCTTGGGGTGGAGGTCCTCAAATAGTGTGCGCTgaagagaagaaattgaaaacaggagaTACTTTCCTAAAATACTGTTATCTATAGGAAGCAAGTAAATTGCTGggtttttaagatgaaaatttgcacaatgtttcttttcttaatcTACTAGTGGGTAGCCAATAGAAGTAGGTTTTGTTAGAATGGGACTCTCCTTACGATCTCCTTTCCTACTCTTCGTCTAATTGGTATTTTTTCCAGGGATGCTGTCTTTGGGATGCCTTTTAGTTTAGAAGTGTCATTAAGAATCCATTCAGGCAGTGCCCGAGAGCTATTCTCCTGGGCTTTTCGTATACCTGAAAACCTTTAAAGTATTGCCTTTTTCAGTTGCTCTGGATTCTGAGCCATTGCTGTTAATTCCTTCATCTTCTGCATCATTGCCATGTTGGAAAGGCATGTGTAGATGCAGAGGGGGTTGGACGGTTCAGATGTAGGTGACACCCTATGCCTGAGAACTGCAAGTCTTTAACTTTGCAACAATAGGGTTTGCTAGTGAGAAGCTGAACGTAGTTAACTTTCTAGTTGAGTTTTGTTCCTTTAACCCCCTTCAGAGTTTCCTAAGACTGAAACTCTTATCCATTTAGTACCAGTTTCTGCACAGAGCAGTTCtatagtataaaaaaagaaatgctttttctctATCACAGGTGGGAGAGACATGGTTAATAACAGTAGTTTTGACAAGTGACACAACATGGCGATGGAAATTAACATCCTGAATCAGAGAGGTCTACTTAACCAGTAGCTTGTTTAACATTTAAGCTAATTGTGTTGTGGCTCCATCCTCAGTTGGCCACcgtcacctgtgaagtcatctatTATTGTGAATGACTCCTTTACCTAGTCTTCTCTTTAAACGTAGAAATGTAGCTTCTTATTCATACTAATATTGCTTTTTGCCAGTCTGGAGGTTGTGACGTAAGCATACATGATTGACTAGTAAACTATACTTAGTTTCAAAGCCATTTTAATGTCTTCTCTCCCTACAGAATATGGCATTGTCAAGTCTAGATAAACGTTAACCTCTCTCCCTgcatctctcttcctccttccctgcacCTCTTGCCTTTCTCCCTTGTTCCAGAGGAAGCTCACCAATGTGGGAAGGGGCTGCTCATCCACTGCCAGGCTGGCGTGTCCCGCTCCGCCACCATTGTCATTGCTTACTTGATGAAGCACACGCGGATGACCATGACTGATGCTTATAAATTTGTCAAAGGCAAACGACCAATTATTTCCCCAAACCTTAACTTCATGGGGCAGTTGCTGGAGTTTGAGGAAGACCTAAACAACGGTGTGACACCACGAATCCTTACACCAAAGCTGATGGGTGTGGAGACGGTTGTGTGACAATAATCTGGCTGGAAAGGATGACTGTTCTCCATTAGGAGACGAAGAGGAAGGAGGAtggattctttcttttcttttttttcttttttcttttttttttttttttttagatggggTAAAGTTTGTGAATGGAAACCAActtgtttaaaactttttatttttaacaagtgtGAGAAGAATTTAACTTTTGATGCCATTGAGATTTACTTCCCGCCAACTGACAAAGCAGGGAGGCTAAAGacgtaatttttttaagtcaacaataaaaatataacaaaattggtttcttccccttttccttttaagCGATTTGTAGAGTTTACGATTAACTAGTCTGTGCAGGTTCATAGACCGAAGATACTACACTTTAAACCAATTAAAAAGAACCCAAAGTACGTAGAAAAGACATTGAATCATGAAGACCTAGGATCTGCCTGGGCTGTCCTTgcgaaaacaaa
This genomic interval from Physeter macrocephalus isolate SW-GA chromosome 4, ASM283717v5, whole genome shotgun sequence contains the following:
- the DUSP10 gene encoding dual specificity protein phosphatase 10, translated to RRAISNCCLGGLSSFKQNHENLCDNSLQLQECREVGGGASAASSMLPQSIPSTPDIENAELTPILPFLFLGNEQDAQDLDAMQRLNIGYVINVTTHLPLYHYEKGLFNYKRLPATDSNKQNLRQYFEEAFEFIEEAHQCGKGLLIHCQAGVSRSATIVIAYLMKHTRMTMTDAYKFVKGKRPIISPNLNFMGQLLEFEEDLNNGVTPRILTPKLMGVETVV